One Bosea sp. 685 DNA segment encodes these proteins:
- a CDS encoding HdeA/HdeB family chaperone, translated as MQRSFLLAAALAAAISGSDRASAEAFDLMRATCADFVAMNGNDQDQLSLWLAGYYAGGAQRPLLDLAKIMSAPAELAALCAKTPQLPLVGAETRAVFLPTPAP; from the coding sequence ATGCAACGCTCTTTTCTGCTCGCCGCAGCGCTTGCCGCCGCCATTTCGGGGAGTGATCGCGCCAGTGCCGAAGCCTTCGACCTGATGCGCGCGACCTGCGCCGACTTCGTCGCGATGAATGGCAACGACCAGGATCAGCTCTCGCTCTGGCTCGCCGGATATTATGCCGGCGGCGCCCAGCGCCCCCTGCTCGACCTCGCCAAGATCATGAGCGCGCCCGCCGAGCTCGCCGCGCTCTGCGCCAAGACGCCGCAGCTGCCGCTGGTCGGCGCCGAAACCCGCGCCGTTTTCCTGCCGACCCCGGCGCCCTGA
- a CDS encoding NADH-quinone oxidoreductase subunit C yields the protein MSDLLALGEDIKAALPGAVTQAVVAFDELTINAEAASIVQVLKVLRDDPRFRFVNFTDIAGADYIEREKRFDVVYHLLSPRHNHRVRVKIQTDEATPVPSVIEIFPAANWYEREAYDFYGILFSGHPDLRRILTDYGFEGYPLRKDFPLTGFVEVRYDDEQKRVVYEPVKLNQEFRNFDFLSPWEGTDYVLPGDEKAKTA from the coding sequence ATGAGCGATCTCCTTGCTCTCGGGGAAGACATCAAGGCCGCGCTGCCCGGCGCGGTGACGCAAGCCGTCGTCGCCTTCGACGAACTGACGATTAACGCTGAAGCCGCGTCGATCGTGCAGGTTCTCAAGGTCTTGCGCGACGATCCGCGCTTCCGCTTCGTGAACTTCACCGATATCGCCGGTGCCGACTATATCGAGCGCGAGAAGCGCTTCGACGTGGTCTATCATCTGCTCTCGCCGCGCCATAACCACCGGGTCCGGGTCAAGATCCAGACCGACGAGGCGACGCCCGTTCCCTCCGTGATCGAGATCTTTCCGGCGGCGAACTGGTATGAGCGCGAGGCTTACGACTTCTACGGAATCCTGTTCTCGGGCCATCCCGATCTGCGCCGCATCCTCACCGATTACGGCTTCGAGGGTTACCCGCTGCGCAAGGACTTCCCGCTGACCGGCTTCGTCGAGGTCCGCTACGACGACGAGCAGAAGCGCGTCGTCTACGAGCCGGTGAAGCTGAACCAGGAATTCCGGAATTTCGACTTCCTCTCGCCATGGGAAGGCACTGACTATGTGCTGCCGGGCGACGAGAAGGCGAAGACAGCCTGA
- a CDS encoding D-Ala-D-Ala carboxypeptidase family metallohydrolase, producing the protein MKSFSLPLAALVLACALQPMSALAQEGQSMRAPLPPQRPFDLDLPAQSTLPAIVVPPPAAPAPSPSPSSPVAAEPEDEEGPEWPKLSPGQKAGAEPQFDPNEKPERPGISTDPGTSIICLPQRLKDILGKVVDKYGAVKVTSTWRPPWRARRGSYHKRCEAMDFRVPGVRPRVVLDYARSLPEVGGNKVYWNGLIHIDTGPRRPW; encoded by the coding sequence GTGAAGTCATTCTCCTTGCCACTGGCGGCGCTGGTCCTCGCCTGCGCCCTGCAGCCCATGTCTGCCTTGGCGCAGGAAGGGCAGAGCATGCGCGCACCCCTGCCGCCGCAGCGCCCCTTCGATCTGGATTTGCCGGCGCAATCGACCTTGCCTGCCATCGTGGTTCCGCCACCGGCAGCGCCTGCCCCAAGCCCAAGCCCGAGCTCGCCGGTCGCCGCCGAGCCCGAAGATGAGGAAGGGCCGGAATGGCCCAAGCTCTCGCCTGGTCAGAAGGCCGGCGCCGAGCCGCAGTTCGACCCCAATGAAAAGCCCGAGCGGCCCGGCATCTCGACCGATCCCGGCACCTCCATCATCTGCCTGCCGCAACGGCTGAAGGACATTCTCGGCAAGGTCGTCGACAAATACGGGGCCGTGAAGGTGACATCGACCTGGCGGCCGCCCTGGCGTGCCCGGCGCGGCTCCTACCACAAGCGCTGCGAGGCGATGGACTTCCGTGTTCCGGGCGTGCGCCCGCGCGTCGTGCTGGACTATGCCCGCTCGCTACCTGAGGTCGGCGGCAACAAGGTCTATTGGAACGGGCTGATCCATATCGACACCGGACCGCGCCGCCCCTGGTGA
- a CDS encoding NADH-quinone oxidoreductase subunit A, with amino-acid sequence MQTLPVPSLLNDYLPLVIFLGVAAIIGIALLVAPFAIAYSKPDAEKLSAYECGFNAFDDARMKFDVRFYLVAILFIIFDLEVAFLFPWAVAFGGLGWYGFVSMMIFLGVLTVGFVYEWRKGALEWD; translated from the coding sequence ATGCAAACACTCCCAGTACCGTCCCTGCTGAACGACTATCTGCCGCTCGTCATTTTCCTGGGCGTCGCGGCCATCATCGGCATTGCCTTGCTGGTGGCTCCCTTCGCCATCGCCTATTCGAAGCCCGATGCCGAAAAGCTCTCGGCCTATGAGTGCGGCTTCAACGCCTTCGACGATGCGCGCATGAAATTCGATGTCCGGTTCTATCTGGTCGCGATCCTGTTCATCATCTTCGATCTTGAGGTCGCCTTCCTGTTCCCCTGGGCCGTCGCGTTTGGCGGGCTCGGCTGGTATGGCTTCGTCTCGATGATGATCTTCCTGGGCGTGTTGACCGTCGGCTTCGTCTACGAGTGGCGAAAAGGGGCGCTGGAGTGGGACTAG
- a CDS encoding NuoB/complex I 20 kDa subunit family protein — protein sequence MATTAIDRGDPLVAPAPKGLLGPDGLPVGARDPFFTEINSELADKGFLVTATDDLINWSRTGSLMWMTFGLACCAVEMMQLSMPRYDVERFGFAPRASPRQSDVMIVAGTLTNKMAPALRKVYDQMPEPRYVISMGSCANGGGYYHYSYSVVRGCDRIVPIDIYVPGCPPTAEALLYGVLLLQKKIRRTGTIER from the coding sequence ATGGCAACAACAGCGATCGATCGCGGCGACCCGCTGGTCGCGCCTGCGCCCAAGGGCCTGCTCGGCCCCGACGGCTTGCCCGTCGGCGCGCGCGATCCCTTCTTCACCGAGATCAACAGCGAGCTCGCCGATAAGGGCTTCCTGGTCACGGCGACGGACGACCTGATCAACTGGTCGCGCACCGGCTCGCTGATGTGGATGACCTTCGGGCTCGCCTGCTGCGCCGTCGAGATGATGCAGCTCTCGATGCCCCGCTATGACGTCGAGCGCTTCGGCTTTGCGCCGCGCGCCTCACCGCGCCAGTCCGACGTGATGATCGTCGCGGGCACGCTGACCAACAAGATGGCCCCGGCGCTGCGCAAGGTCTACGACCAGATGCCGGAGCCGCGCTACGTCATCTCGATGGGCTCCTGTGCCAATGGCGGCGGCTATTACCACTACAGCTATTCGGTGGTGCGCGGCTGCGACCGCATCGTGCCGATCGACATCTATGTGCCGGGCTGCCCGCCGACGGCGGAAGCGCTGCTCTATGGCGTGCTGCTGCTGCAGAAGAAAATCCGCCGCACCGGCACGATCGAGCGCTGA
- a CDS encoding substrate-binding domain-containing protein, translating to MRLTLVASFMIASLCAWGPAGAAEVKVLTAGAFKPIVLAVAADFEKQSGHKLVIENDTAGGLLRRITGGEAFDLAVLTPAAVKELVEAGRIASGTPRNLARTSVGVAVKDGAPRPDIATVAAFKATLLAAGKVAYIDPAAGGSSGIYFAKLLETMGIADAVKAKAVLVPGGLVAQRLVTGEADLAIHQISEILAVKGATLVGPLPAEIQNYTTYTGGIAAASPQPEAAKAFLAFLGGDAAKRVLAEKGMESAPN from the coding sequence ATGCGCCTCACACTTGTCGCCAGCTTCATGATCGCGAGCCTTTGCGCCTGGGGGCCTGCGGGAGCCGCCGAGGTCAAGGTTCTGACGGCGGGAGCTTTCAAGCCGATCGTGCTGGCCGTCGCCGCTGATTTCGAGAAGCAGAGCGGCCACAAGCTCGTCATCGAAAACGATACCGCCGGCGGGTTGCTGCGCCGCATCACGGGAGGCGAGGCGTTCGATCTCGCCGTGCTGACGCCTGCGGCGGTGAAGGAACTCGTCGAGGCCGGCCGGATCGCCTCGGGCACGCCGAGGAACCTGGCGCGGACCTCGGTCGGCGTGGCGGTCAAGGACGGCGCCCCGCGCCCCGACATCGCGACTGTCGCGGCCTTCAAGGCCACGCTGCTCGCCGCCGGCAAGGTCGCCTATATCGATCCTGCGGCCGGCGGCTCGAGCGGGATCTATTTCGCCAAGCTGCTGGAGACGATGGGCATTGCGGATGCGGTCAAGGCCAAGGCCGTGTTGGTGCCGGGCGGCCTGGTCGCGCAGCGCCTCGTCACCGGGGAGGCCGATCTCGCCATCCACCAGATCAGCGAGATCCTGGCCGTGAAGGGAGCGACGCTGGTCGGGCCGCTGCCGGCTGAGATCCAGAACTACACCACCTATACCGGCGGCATCGCAGCGGCGAGCCCGCAGCCGGAGGCGGCCAAGGCGTTCCTCGCCTTTCTCGGTGGCGATGCTGCCAAGCGCGTCCTGGCCGAGAAGGGCATGGAAAGCGCGCCGAACTGA
- a CDS encoding GtrA family protein: protein MVGLVNTALGYAVILAGLALGWGDITSNVAGYAAGLLAGFALNRRWTFRSEAGSSTGEGRRYALVFLVAYCMNLAVLTLAKSLGFVESPLAQLAGLCSYSVLFYLGSSRYVFVAGPDLRVPSPPEAMVQSHER, encoded by the coding sequence GTGGTCGGGCTTGTCAACACGGCACTCGGCTACGCCGTCATCTTGGCGGGCCTTGCCCTAGGCTGGGGCGATATCACCTCGAACGTGGCCGGCTATGCTGCTGGTCTCCTCGCTGGATTCGCGCTTAATCGGCGCTGGACCTTCCGCAGCGAGGCAGGCTCAAGCACGGGAGAAGGCCGCCGCTATGCACTCGTCTTCCTCGTTGCCTACTGCATGAATCTCGCGGTCCTGACCCTGGCTAAATCGCTCGGCTTTGTAGAGTCGCCCTTGGCCCAGCTCGCGGGCCTCTGCAGCTATTCCGTCCTCTTCTATCTCGGCTCTTCCCGGTATGTGTTTGTCGCCGGTCCCGATTTACGGGTGCCGTCGCCACCTGAGGCTATGGTTCAAAGCCATGAACGCTAG
- a CDS encoding glycosyltransferase family 2 protein, with amino-acid sequence MAEPYHGAFRRSIALSVVVPCYNERDGLVELHRRVSAACLATVGPSYEIVLIIDGATDGTREAILDLARRDSHVVGMDLARNYGHQVALTAGLEFCRGERCLILDADLQDPPELLGAMMAKMDEGFDVVYGQRLKRDGESLFKRSSAALFYRLLRRMADIEIAADAGDFRLMSRRALDHLNAMPERYRFVRGMVSWIGLQQTAFPYERHPRFAGTTHYPLKKMLLLAFDAMTSFSIAPLRFASHLGMGFGLLGLGVLGYTIISWLIGNVLPGWTSLAAIILILGSVQLLMLGIFGEYLGRMYMETKRRPLYIVAEIVCDGATGTQGSPVHELQERVKDAVSA; translated from the coding sequence ATGGCCGAACCTTATCATGGAGCCTTTCGACGCAGCATAGCGCTGTCGGTCGTGGTGCCTTGCTACAACGAGCGGGACGGCCTCGTAGAGTTGCACCGACGCGTGAGCGCCGCCTGCCTGGCGACCGTCGGGCCATCTTACGAAATCGTCCTCATCATTGACGGCGCGACCGATGGCACCCGAGAGGCGATTCTCGATCTCGCTCGCCGGGACAGCCATGTTGTCGGCATGGATTTGGCGCGCAACTACGGTCATCAGGTCGCGCTCACCGCGGGGCTCGAGTTTTGCCGGGGCGAACGCTGCCTGATTCTCGACGCGGATCTCCAGGATCCGCCGGAACTCCTCGGCGCGATGATGGCGAAGATGGATGAAGGTTTCGACGTCGTTTACGGCCAGCGCCTGAAGCGCGACGGCGAGAGCTTGTTCAAGCGCTCCAGCGCCGCCCTGTTCTATCGCCTGCTGCGGCGAATGGCCGATATCGAGATTGCCGCAGACGCCGGGGATTTCCGCCTGATGAGCCGGCGCGCGCTCGACCATCTGAACGCGATGCCGGAGCGCTATCGCTTCGTGCGCGGCATGGTGAGCTGGATCGGCTTGCAACAGACGGCGTTCCCCTATGAAAGGCACCCTCGCTTTGCGGGAACGACGCATTACCCGCTGAAGAAGATGCTGCTCCTGGCCTTCGATGCGATGACGAGCTTCTCCATCGCGCCCTTGCGATTCGCCTCGCATCTGGGAATGGGCTTCGGCCTGCTGGGGTTGGGTGTCCTCGGCTACACCATCATCTCATGGCTGATCGGCAATGTTCTTCCCGGCTGGACCAGCCTTGCCGCAATCATACTCATCCTTGGGAGCGTGCAGCTGCTCATGCTCGGCATCTTCGGCGAGTATCTCGGACGCATGTACATGGAGACGAAGCGCCGCCCCCTCTACATCGTCGCCGAAATCGTCTGCGACGGCGCGACGGGAACTCAGGGAAGTCCCGTGCACGAGCTACAAGAACGGGTGAAGGATGCTGTCAGTGCCTAA
- a CDS encoding class I SAM-dependent methyltransferase, giving the protein MLSVPKAEFDQVALDYQEQHAASIRMSGETLDFFAKYKIEDVAATLMESGRRPNRILDFGAGIGNSLGPMRSIFPDAEIVLLDPSAQSLNMAAKRFPGQARFMPFDGETIPFPEGRFDVVFAACVFHHIPEQLHAGLLGEIARVLAPRGSLFLFEHNPLNPLTRHAVRNCPFDKHAVLIAANEMRARIAAAGLPKTKAVYRIFFPRPLAWLRPLERYLTRCPLGAQYFVHAVKSAA; this is encoded by the coding sequence ATGCTGTCAGTGCCTAAGGCAGAATTCGACCAGGTCGCTCTGGACTATCAAGAGCAGCACGCCGCCAGCATCCGCATGAGCGGCGAAACGCTCGACTTCTTCGCGAAGTACAAGATCGAGGACGTCGCGGCGACCCTCATGGAGTCGGGACGTCGTCCAAACCGGATTCTGGATTTCGGAGCCGGCATCGGCAACTCTCTGGGGCCGATGCGCTCGATCTTTCCCGACGCCGAGATCGTGTTGCTGGACCCTTCGGCACAATCGCTCAACATGGCAGCAAAACGCTTCCCCGGACAGGCGCGCTTTATGCCGTTCGACGGCGAAACGATCCCTTTTCCTGAGGGACGATTCGATGTCGTCTTCGCTGCTTGCGTCTTTCACCATATTCCCGAGCAGCTACACGCCGGATTGCTTGGCGAGATCGCGCGGGTACTCGCTCCCCGCGGCAGCCTTTTCCTGTTCGAACATAACCCTCTCAACCCGCTGACCCGGCATGCGGTGCGGAACTGCCCCTTCGACAAGCATGCCGTTCTGATCGCAGCAAACGAAATGCGCGCGAGAATCGCGGCCGCCGGCCTGCCGAAGACCAAGGCCGTCTACAGAATCTTCTTTCCGCGGCCGCTAGCGTGGCTGCGACCGCTCGAGCGTTATCTCACCCGTTGCCCTCTCGGAGCGCAGTATTTTGTCCATGCGGTTAAATCCGCTGCCTGA